CACGCGCTTGGGCGCCACGATGGCCATGCATGACGGCGACGTCCTCCTCGCGAACGGCACCCGGCAGGATCGGCAGAACCTGATGCTCGCGATCGACGGGCTGGGACGCATCGGCGAGACCGTCCAGTTCACGGGCATGCTCAGCACGAGCACGATTGGCGACAAGACGGGGATGGCCGGCACCTATCAGATCACCCGCAACACACCGCAGCTCCTGGCGGGCGTGCTGGGCGCGCTGGTCACGCGGGACTACAACCCGCAGATGGGGTTCGTGAGTCGCCCGGACGTGATGATGACGAATCCGTTCATCACGTGGACGCATCAGCCGCTCGGCTTGCCCAAGCAGATCGTCTGGCTACGGCACGGCCCCAACATGATTGCCTACCAGGATCCGCGACACTTCACGTTGCAGGAATCGAACATCAGCTACACGGGCGAGGTGCTCTTCCGCAATGGCGCCACGATTTCGCCGACGGCGGAGTACAACGTGCAGCGACCGCTCACGGCGGTGACGCTCTTTCCGAACGTGCGGATCAACCCGGGCACGTACACGTATGCGCGCGGTGGTGTGACGCTCAAGAGCGACCAGAGCGCGCGCGTCGCCGCCACGGCGACGTTCTCCAGCGGCACTTTCTTCGATGGGTCGCTCGATCGCGCCGAGTTGACGACGCGGTGGAGCCCGTCGCCGTACGTGAGTTTGCGCGGATCGTACGAAGTCAATCGCCTGCGTTCGCTCGGGACGCGCGACTCGTCGTTCGTGACGCATCTGGCAGGGCCGGAGATGCGCGTGTTTCTCAATCCGCGCGTGCAGTGGAGCGCCTTCTACCAGTACAACACCACCATTCAGCGCGGGTCCCTGAACGCGCGGTTCAGCTGGGAGTACCGGCCGCTGTCGTATCTCTACGTGGTGTACAACGACCGGCGGGCGGTGGACGGCGGGGTGGGGCCGTTGTCGCGGTCGTTGATTGTGAAGTTGTCGTGGCTGGGACAGCTGTAGCACTGCGTACGGCGGAAGCCTGTACGGCGGAAGCTGGACTGCGGGAGCTGGACTGCGGGGGGGGCGGTTACTTCAGGAACGTTCGTACGGCTTCTAATAGCGCGGGGAGATTGTCGTTCGCGGTGGCGTGGCCGGCGTTGGGGATCATGACGAAGCGGGCGCCGGGGACCAGGGTGCTGAAGTGCTCGGTGCTCGCGGGCGTAGCTTCGTCGAACTCGCCGGCCAGGAAGAGCGTGGGGATCGTGATGCCCTTGAGCCAGGGCGTCGCGTCGAAGGTCTTGAGCGTGCCGGTGCTGGTGAACTCGCTCGGGCCCCACATGTAATTGTAGACCAGCTTGCCGCTCATCTTGCTGCTGCTGTCGCCGTCGGCGGGATTGGCGCGGGGGGCGCGGCGCACGTGCCTGGCGTAGTAGACGTCCATCGCGGCGCTGTACGCGGGCGAGTCGGTGGTCTTGGCGGCTTCTTCCTTCGCGATGACCTGCTGGACGGAGTCGGGGAGCAGCTTGATCAGCGAGTCGGCGTCGTGGGTCCACTGGGCCGTGGTCACGAGGGGGCTCGACAGGATCAGCCTGCGGACGCCCTTGGGGTTGGTGCCCATGTAGGCTTCGGCGAGCATGGCGCCCCAGGAGTGGCCCATGAGGTCCACTTCGGCGAGCCCGAGTGAATCGCGCACCGTTTGCAGTTCACGAACAAAACGCGCCACCGTGAACAGCGTCGTGTCCGTGGGATGATCGGACTTCCCGCAGCCGAGCTGGTCGTAGCGGATGACGGGGCGATCGCTGGCGAGCGCCTCCAACGGCTTGAGGCCAAAGCTGGTGCTTCCGGGGCCGCCGTGGAGGAGCAGCAGCGGGGTGCCGGGTTTATCGGCCCCTTCGATGTGATACCACACCTTGCCGCCTTCGACCTGAATGAAGCCTTCGGTGGGGCGTGCCGCTGGCGTGCCGGTGGCGCAGCCGACGAGCAACGCGGCCATGAGGAGTCGTGCGGACAGGCGCATCACGAGGGCTCGGCGATCGGCAGAATGATGAAGAACACGGTACCGCGCTGCGGGGTGGTCTGGACGTCCACTTCACCGCCCCCCTGCTGCACGATCGACCACACCGTCGAGAGTCCCAGGCCGGTCCCGGTCTCACGCGACTTGGTGGTATAGAACGGCTCGAAGATGTGCGGGAGGACATCGGCCGGGATGCCGGTGCCGTGATCGCGGACCGCGAGCTGCATGCAGTGGCCACGCGGGCGCATCACGTGCGTCAGCTCGAGATCGATCGGCGCATCGACTGGCGACGCATGCGCCGCGTTGACCACGAGGTTGATGACCACCTGGTCAAAGTGCGACGGGTCCATCAGCACCGATGTACTCCCGGCGACCGCCGAGAGCTGGACCGGGCGGTTCTCGGCGACGCGATGCAGCAGTGGCAGCAGGTCGCGGAGGTGCACCGCCGCGTCGAAGCAGCGTGCGGCGTCTTCGGGTGGGCGGCCCAGCACGAGCAGCTGACGCGCCAGCGCGCGTCCGCGCGCGGCCGATTCGCGCACTTCGGTGAGCTCTTCGGGAGCCGCGCCAGGATAGCGGAGCGCGAGGCTGTCGGCGCTGAGCTGCACCGCCTGCAGCACATTCGCAAAGTCGTGGGCCACTCCGCTCGCCAGGCGGCCAATACTCTCGAGCCGCTGCGCGCGCTCGAGCTGCAACTGGCTCTCGCGCAGCTGGTCGGCCTGCGCCTGCAAGCGGACCGCGTCTTCGGAGGCCATCGCGAGCAGCGTAAAGACGCCGGCGAGCAGCACGAGCAGCACGCTCACGAGGATGATGGCCAGCACGATGATCGCCGGCAGATCGGGTTGTCCGACACGCAGGCCGAGCAGAAAGTCGAGCACGCCGCGCGCGGCGAACATCGTCGTTCCGAGTGCCACCGCGCGGGCGGCCCGGGCGAACGCGTTGTCGGGGGCGAGCGCGCGCCACGCCGAGATCGCCGGCAGGAGCAGCATCACCAGATCGATGCCACGACTGATGATCACCACCACAATACGCCGATCGGGGACCAGCGTGGCGGCGAGCGCAATGCCGCCGCCGTGCAGGAGCAACGTGATCAGCCCCCACCGCACGCAGGGGCGTCCCGACAATCCACTCTCCGCCCCCGCCAGTCGCTGGACCGCCGAACGGAGCAGCGGCACCGACGCCCCATGCAGGGCCACCACCAGGGTCGTGAGTGCGAGCGACAGGGCGCGGTTGTGCCAGAGGGCGCCGGCGCTCGATGACAGGATGTTGATGACCGCGCCAACGCCGAGGCAGGTCCAGTAGCTCGCCAGGGCCTCCATGGCCGGGCGACGACTGACGCGAAAGACGCCCACCACCGTGATCGCGAAGCCGATCAGCACCGACGCCTGGATATACGTGGCGCCGAGATTGATCTGATCGAACGACGGCAGGGCGGCGAAGCCGTCGGCCACCGACGCCAGAATCTGGCTCCCGCCAGTCGGCATGGCCGCGCTCACGGGCGCCGCTCGGCGAAGAACTGCTTGAGCAGTGCCGTACTGGCGTCGGCCATCACCCCGCCGCGGAGCTGCGGGCGATGATTGAGCCGCGGATGCCGAACGATGTCCCCCACGCTGCCGCACATCCCGGCCTTGTCGTCCCACGCGCCGAACACCACCGCGTCGGGACGGGCCAGCACAATGGCGCCCGCGCACATCGCACAGGGTTCGAGCGTCACCACAAGCGTGCACCCCACCAGCCGCGCGTCACCCGTGCGGCGCGTGGCCTCGCGCATGGCGAGCAGCTCGGCGTGACTGGTCGCATCACCGTCGCGCACCATGCGATTCTGGGCGCGCACGATGATCGCGTCCTCCCGGACAACGACCGCACCGACGGGCACCTCGCCCGCGCGCGACGCCTCGGCGGCTTCGTCGAGTGCCGCCTGCATGGCCGCCACAATGACGGCAGAGACCGGGGCGTCATTCATGACGCGGGTCCCTTCCATCCGTAGTGCTTGTCGAGATACGTGGCCAGCGCTCCCGAGAGCGCCCAGGCGAAATTGGTGCGGGCGGTCTGCGAATCGCGCACGTTGTCGTAGTGGCATTCGATCTGGATGGCGTCGACGGCCCCACCATCCCGGGATCCGTGTCGGGCCGTGTTGTAGCCCCCCTCGAAGTACAGCTGCCCGACCAATGGCGCTTGGTCGGTCGGGCTCGGCACGGCCGGATACCCCGCGGCCACGATCAGCGCGCCCAGACTGTTGGCGCCGCGCAGCAGGGCCACCCCCCGATCGGGCGCGCTCTTCGTATCGGTGGCGAGGCGCGCGATGCTGGTGCGCGCCATGGCGCCGTTGGCCGTCAGCGCGGCGTCCGAAAGCCGCAGCTCCGGATCGTTCAGCAGATAGCCGATCTCGAGGCGCGCGACATCGTGTGCGTGCCCGTGCAGATCGATCACGAGCCCACGCCCCGTTTTCTTGACGATGCGAGCCTCGGCGGAGTCGATGACGGCGTGGAACCACGCCCATGGCGCCGCGAGGGTGGCGGTGCCACCCGACGCTTCGGGGAAGTCCCGATTGGCGTCGAACTTCTTGCGGCTCAGCCGATTCACCACCAAGTGGGGGCGCGCGCCGGTGCGGGTGTAGAACGCATCGGCGAGGCGACGAGCCAGATCCTGCGTATTGGCGTCGTTGACGGTTTCGCAGCCGCTGCAGGTACGATCGGGGAGTTCGGTGGGCGTCTGCGTCCCGCCGTGCGGCGCAATGATCACGAGTGGCGCATCGCCCGGCGTGTATTCCATCCACCCGTTTGCATCGGTGGCGACCTGGCCCACCACGAAGGTAGGGGAGCCGGACGGCGTGGGGGCCGCGGTGGATCCTCCACAGCCGGCACTCAACGCTGTCCCGAACAGGACCGACAGACACAAGGCGGGTCGCATGTGTCGCAAACTACGCGATCACCCACGAGCCCGCCTCTCCTTTTCGCTCACCAGGTGCTAGGTCACGGCAGCGTCGAAGGCCGCTTGTGCCACCGCGTCCATCTTGTCCCCCTGCGTGAAGACCAGGGCATCATCCGGTCCCACGTCGGCCACGATCGTATCGCCCTCTTTGAAGCGCCCCTCGAGCACCGCGAGCGCGAGCGCGTTCTGGAGCAACCGCTGCACCGCACGCTTGAGCGGGCGCGCGCCGAACACCGGGTCGTACCCTTCGTCGGCGATGCGCTGGCGCGCCGCATCCGTGAGACGGAGCGTGAGCTTGCGAT
This window of the Gemmatimonadaceae bacterium genome carries:
- a CDS encoding nucleoside deaminase encodes the protein MQAALDEAAEASRAGEVPVGAVVVREDAIIVRAQNRMVRDGDATSHAELLAMREATRRTGDARLVGCTLVVTLEPCAMCAGAIVLARPDAVVFGAWDDKAGMCGSVGDIVRHPRLNHRPQLRGGVMADASTALLKQFFAERRP
- a CDS encoding proline iminopeptidase-family hydrolase; its protein translation is MRLSARLLMAALLVGCATGTPAARPTEGFIQVEGGKVWYHIEGADKPGTPLLLLHGGPGSTSFGLKPLEALASDRPVIRYDQLGCGKSDHPTDTTLFTVARFVRELQTVRDSLGLAEVDLMGHSWGAMLAEAYMGTNPKGVRRLILSSPLVTTAQWTHDADSLIKLLPDSVQQVIAKEEAAKTTDSPAYSAAMDVYYARHVRRAPRANPADGDSSSKMSGKLVYNYMWGPSEFTSTGTLKTFDATPWLKGITIPTLFLAGEFDEATPASTEHFSTLVPGARFVMIPNAGHATANDNLPALLEAVRTFLK
- a CDS encoding N-formylglutamate amidohydrolase: MRPALCLSVLFGTALSAGCGGSTAAPTPSGSPTFVVGQVATDANGWMEYTPGDAPLVIIAPHGGTQTPTELPDRTCSGCETVNDANTQDLARRLADAFYTRTGARPHLVVNRLSRKKFDANRDFPEASGGTATLAAPWAWFHAVIDSAEARIVKKTGRGLVIDLHGHAHDVARLEIGYLLNDPELRLSDAALTANGAMARTSIARLATDTKSAPDRGVALLRGANSLGALIVAAGYPAVPSPTDQAPLVGQLYFEGGYNTARHGSRDGGAVDAIQIECHYDNVRDSQTARTNFAWALSGALATYLDKHYGWKGPAS